The proteins below come from a single Crossiella sp. CA-258035 genomic window:
- a CDS encoding amino acid adenylation domain-containing protein: protein MPSSPTADDLRREVAQLVDRTPEELQDADNLIELGLDSIRLMRLAGQWRKRGIEVTFAELAERPSLGEWFDLLSERLAPAAAPAAPSAPAARFDSAAPFPLALMQHAYWVGRGDGQALGAVAAHLYVEFDGGDVDPDRLIPAVRALVQRHGMLRARLTDDGHQRIQDQPSADSLTVEDLRELDAAAVEARLAELREAWSHQILDIEGGQVFALQLTRLPGGRTRLHVDVDMVAADALSFRVLLADLAALYQGAELAPIDYSYPQYLAERAPLRQDAWEKARSWWQSRLPELPAAPDLPLVPEQDRGDALRTVRKHLWLAPADKQRLIERAHQHRITPAMALATVFAEVLAAWSGQPRFLLNLPLFDRENTHADVAKLVGDFTGSVLLDVDLSEPRSFLEDARRLQGRMHTDAAYADYSGVEVLRDLSRANGEQVLAPVVYTSALNLGELFDEAVKSSFGEPVWIISQGPQVLLDAQVTEVNGGLLVNWDIRDAAFPAGLMDAMFEAYRTLVHWLGSADSDWNQPVPALLPESQLAVREAANETAAPRSGRRLHEGFFNQAKETPDAPAVLWGADGSLSYRELAEQARRVAGALLTRGVEPGEAVAVTLPKGPAQIVAVLGVLTAGATYVPVSVEQPAARRERIHARAGVRLVLDADRLAEALRAEPVEPLLGNEEVPAYVLFTSGSTGEPKGVEVPHRAAMNTIDDLNARFEVGPADRTLGVSALDFDLSVFDIFGPLSVGGAIVLVGESERREAADWVTLVRERGVTIVNCVPPLLDMLLNAGNLGEGLRLVLLGGDWVTVDLPGRLRAQVPGARFVGLGGTTETAIHSTVCEVTGGVPGRWISVPYGTPLANVRCRVVDARGRDCPDWVAGELWIGGDGVALGYRGDPERTADRFVVHNGQNWYRTGDLGRYWPDGTLEFLGRRDHQVKLRGFRIELGEVESALGALDGVGRAIAGVTRAPGAALVAAVAASGVTGEELRERVRDSLPPHMVPERVLVLAELPLTANGKIDRRAVQKLWAEEGTSRPFVPPRTALEKVIAGVWHEVLGGAEFGLDDDFFQRGGDSVLATTIVSRLREALDTTDVSVKLLFATLSVGTMAAQLAERESTPGRLAQVAEIYLAVQEMSADEVEAELSRTAGE, encoded by the coding sequence GTGCCGAGCAGCCCGACCGCCGATGACCTGCGCCGCGAAGTGGCACAACTGGTGGACCGCACCCCTGAGGAGCTCCAGGACGCGGACAACCTCATCGAGCTGGGGCTGGACTCGATCCGGCTGATGCGGCTGGCCGGGCAGTGGCGCAAGCGCGGCATCGAGGTGACCTTCGCCGAGCTGGCCGAGCGGCCGAGCCTGGGGGAGTGGTTCGACCTCCTCAGCGAGCGCCTCGCCCCGGCGGCGGCTCCGGCCGCGCCCTCGGCCCCGGCGGCCCGGTTCGACAGCGCCGCGCCGTTCCCGCTGGCGTTGATGCAGCACGCCTACTGGGTGGGCCGTGGCGACGGGCAGGCCCTCGGCGCGGTGGCCGCGCACCTGTACGTGGAGTTCGACGGCGGGGACGTTGATCCCGACCGGTTGATCCCGGCGGTGCGCGCGCTGGTGCAGCGGCACGGCATGCTGCGCGCCCGGCTCACCGACGACGGGCACCAGCGCATCCAGGACCAGCCCAGCGCCGACTCGCTCACCGTCGAGGACCTGCGGGAACTCGACGCGGCGGCGGTCGAGGCGCGGCTGGCGGAACTGCGCGAGGCCTGGTCGCACCAGATCCTGGACATCGAGGGCGGGCAGGTCTTCGCCCTCCAGCTCACCCGGCTGCCCGGCGGGCGGACCCGGCTGCACGTGGACGTGGACATGGTGGCCGCGGACGCGCTCAGCTTCCGGGTGCTGCTGGCCGACCTCGCCGCGCTGTACCAGGGCGCCGAGCTGGCGCCGATCGACTACAGCTACCCGCAGTACCTGGCCGAGCGCGCGCCGCTGCGCCAGGACGCCTGGGAGAAGGCGCGCAGCTGGTGGCAGAGCCGCCTGCCCGAGCTGCCCGCCGCGCCCGACCTGCCGCTGGTGCCCGAGCAGGACCGCGGCGACGCGCTGCGCACCGTGCGCAAGCACCTGTGGCTGGCACCTGCGGACAAGCAGCGGCTGATCGAGCGCGCGCACCAGCACCGGATCACCCCGGCGATGGCGCTGGCCACGGTGTTCGCCGAGGTGCTCGCCGCGTGGAGCGGGCAGCCCAGGTTCCTGCTCAACCTGCCGCTGTTCGACCGGGAGAACACCCACGCCGACGTGGCCAAGCTGGTCGGCGACTTCACCGGCTCGGTGCTGCTGGACGTGGACCTGTCCGAGCCGCGCTCCTTCCTGGAGGACGCCCGGCGGTTGCAGGGCCGGATGCACACCGACGCCGCCTACGCCGACTACTCCGGCGTGGAGGTGCTGCGCGACCTCTCCCGCGCCAACGGCGAACAGGTGCTCGCCCCCGTGGTCTACACCAGCGCGCTCAACCTGGGCGAGCTGTTCGACGAGGCGGTCAAGAGCAGCTTCGGCGAGCCGGTGTGGATCATCTCGCAGGGCCCGCAGGTGCTGTTGGACGCGCAGGTCACCGAGGTCAACGGCGGTCTGCTGGTCAACTGGGACATCAGGGACGCGGCCTTCCCCGCCGGGCTGATGGACGCGATGTTCGAGGCCTACCGCACGCTGGTGCACTGGCTCGGCTCGGCCGACTCGGACTGGAACCAGCCGGTGCCCGCGCTGCTGCCGGAGTCCCAGCTGGCCGTGCGGGAGGCCGCCAACGAGACCGCCGCGCCGCGCTCCGGCCGCCGGTTGCACGAGGGGTTCTTCAACCAGGCCAAGGAAACCCCGGACGCGCCCGCGGTGCTGTGGGGCGCGGACGGCTCGCTGAGCTACCGCGAGCTGGCCGAGCAGGCCCGCCGGGTGGCCGGGGCGCTGCTGACCCGCGGCGTGGAGCCGGGCGAGGCGGTCGCGGTCACCCTGCCCAAGGGGCCGGCGCAGATCGTGGCCGTGCTGGGCGTGCTCACCGCGGGGGCGACCTACGTGCCGGTGAGCGTGGAGCAGCCGGCCGCGCGCCGGGAGCGGATCCACGCCCGCGCCGGGGTCCGGCTGGTGCTCGACGCCGACCGGCTGGCCGAGGCGCTGCGCGCGGAACCGGTGGAACCGTTGCTGGGCAACGAGGAAGTCCCCGCCTACGTGCTGTTCACCTCCGGCTCCACCGGCGAGCCCAAGGGCGTCGAGGTGCCGCACCGGGCCGCGATGAACACCATCGACGACCTCAACGCGCGCTTCGAGGTCGGCCCGGCCGACCGCACGCTCGGGGTGTCCGCGCTGGACTTCGACCTGTCCGTGTTCGACATCTTCGGCCCGCTCTCCGTCGGCGGCGCGATCGTGCTGGTCGGCGAGAGCGAGCGCAGGGAGGCCGCGGACTGGGTCACCCTGGTGCGCGAGCGCGGGGTCACCATCGTCAACTGCGTGCCGCCGCTGCTGGACATGCTGCTCAACGCGGGAAACCTGGGCGAGGGCCTGCGCCTGGTGCTGCTCGGCGGCGACTGGGTCACCGTCGACCTGCCCGGCCGCCTGCGCGCTCAGGTGCCTGGGGCCAGGTTCGTCGGCCTCGGCGGCACCACCGAGACCGCCATCCACTCCACCGTCTGCGAGGTCACCGGCGGGGTGCCCGGCCGCTGGATCTCGGTGCCCTACGGCACCCCGCTGGCCAACGTGCGCTGCCGGGTGGTGGACGCGCGCGGCCGGGACTGCCCGGACTGGGTGGCCGGTGAGCTGTGGATCGGCGGCGACGGCGTGGCCCTGGGCTACCGCGGCGACCCGGAGCGCACCGCCGACCGGTTTGTCGTCCACAATGGACAGAACTGGTACCGGACCGGGGACCTGGGCCGCTACTGGCCGGACGGCACCCTGGAGTTCCTCGGCCGCCGCGACCACCAGGTGAAGCTGCGCGGCTTCCGGATCGAGCTGGGCGAGGTCGAGTCCGCGCTGGGCGCGCTGGACGGTGTCGGCCGGGCCATCGCCGGGGTGACCCGCGCGCCAGGTGCCGCCCTGGTCGCCGCGGTGGCCGCCAGTGGCGTCACCGGCGAGGAGCTGCGCGAGCGGGTCAGGGACTCGCTGCCGCCGCACATGGTGCCCGAGCGGGTGCTGGTGCTGGCGGAGCTGCCGCTGACCGCCAACGGCAAGATCGACCGGCGCGCGGTGCAGAAGCTGTGGGCCGAGGAGGGCACCAGCAGGCCGTTCGTGCCGCCGCGCACCGCGCTGGAGAAGGTGATCGCGGGCGTCTGGCACGAGGTGCTCGGCGGCGCGGAGTTCGGCCTGGACGACGACTTCTTCCAGCGCGGCGGCGACTCGGTGCTGGCCACCACGATCGTCAGCAGGCTGCGCGAGGCGCTGGACACCACGGACGTCTCGGTGAAGCTGCTGTTCGCCACGCTGTCGGTGGGTACCATGGCCGCCCAGCTGGCCGAGCGGGAGAGCACCCCCGGCAGGCTGGCGCAGGTGGCCGAGATCTACCTGGCCGTGCAGGAGATGTCGGCCGATGAGGTCGAGGCCGAACTGTCCCGCACCGCAGGCGAATGA
- a CDS encoding AMP-binding protein — MIESQSTLDGFVPWPAEYGRRYREAGYWQDVPLGELLRDWSARYADRTALVDGERRISYAQLDAAADRMAAGLREIGVRQGDRVVVQLPNVAEFVVLLFALLRLGAVPALTLPAHRSHEIGHLAELSEAVAYVIPETFGGFDYRGLAREVVARVPSVKHVLVLGDPGGTGTALSTVDAEPTGLPEVNPADVAVLLVSGGTTGLPKLIPRTHNDYAFNARASAEVCELTQDDVYLVALPVAHNFPLACPGVLGILGVGGTAVFLSDPSPDNAFPLIERSGATVTALVPPLAMLWGQATEWEDGDLSSLRLLQVGGAKLAPEPARELPGQLNCALQQVFGMAEGLLNYTRANDTEDLVTTTQGRPLCADDELRVVDPNGNDVPQGETGELLVRGPYTIRGYYRAAKHNETAITPDGYYRSGDLVRQLPTGHLIVTGRVKEVINRGGENVSAEELEEHLLAHANIRQVAVIPVPDDMLGERVCAVIVPEGDAPALRDLKTFLTARGLAQYKLPDLLELVEDLPRTAVGKIDKREVAARLTKA, encoded by the coding sequence ATGATCGAGAGTCAGTCCACATTGGACGGATTTGTGCCGTGGCCTGCCGAGTACGGCCGGCGCTACCGCGAAGCGGGCTACTGGCAGGACGTCCCGCTCGGCGAGCTGCTCCGCGACTGGAGCGCCCGCTACGCCGACCGGACCGCGCTGGTGGACGGCGAACGGCGGATCAGCTACGCCCAGCTCGACGCCGCCGCCGACCGGATGGCCGCGGGCCTGCGCGAGATCGGTGTGCGGCAAGGCGATCGGGTGGTCGTCCAGCTGCCCAACGTCGCCGAGTTCGTCGTGCTGCTCTTCGCCCTGCTCCGCCTCGGCGCGGTCCCCGCCCTGACCCTGCCCGCGCACCGCTCGCACGAGATCGGCCACCTGGCCGAGCTCTCCGAAGCGGTCGCCTACGTCATCCCGGAGACCTTCGGCGGCTTCGACTACCGCGGCCTGGCCCGCGAGGTGGTCGCCAGGGTCCCGTCGGTCAAGCACGTCCTGGTCCTGGGCGACCCCGGCGGCACCGGCACCGCACTGTCCACAGTGGACGCGGAGCCGACGGGCCTGCCCGAGGTCAACCCCGCCGACGTGGCCGTCCTGCTGGTCTCCGGCGGCACCACCGGCCTGCCCAAGCTGATTCCCAGGACCCACAACGACTACGCCTTCAACGCCCGCGCCAGCGCCGAGGTCTGCGAGCTCACCCAGGACGACGTCTACCTGGTCGCCCTCCCGGTGGCGCACAACTTCCCCCTGGCCTGCCCCGGCGTGCTCGGCATCCTGGGCGTCGGCGGCACCGCGGTCTTCCTCTCCGACCCCAGCCCTGACAACGCCTTCCCGCTGATCGAGCGGTCCGGGGCCACGGTCACCGCCCTGGTGCCCCCACTGGCCATGCTGTGGGGCCAGGCCACGGAATGGGAGGACGGCGACCTGTCCAGCCTCCGCCTGCTCCAGGTAGGCGGCGCCAAACTCGCCCCCGAACCCGCCCGAGAACTCCCCGGCCAGCTCAACTGCGCCCTGCAACAGGTCTTCGGCATGGCCGAGGGCCTGCTCAACTACACCCGCGCCAACGACACCGAGGACCTGGTCACCACCACCCAGGGCCGCCCCCTGTGCGCCGACGACGAGCTCCGCGTGGTCGACCCCAACGGCAACGACGTCCCCCAGGGCGAAACCGGCGAACTCCTGGTCCGGGGCCCGTACACCATCCGCGGCTACTACCGAGCGGCCAAGCACAACGAAACCGCCATCACCCCGGACGGCTACTACCGCAGCGGTGACCTGGTCCGCCAGCTCCCCACCGGCCACCTGATCGTCACCGGCCGGGTCAAGGAGGTCATCAACCGAGGCGGCGAGAACGTCTCAGCCGAGGAACTGGAAGAACACCTGCTGGCCCACGCCAACATCCGCCAGGTCGCGGTGATCCCGGTCCCAGACGACATGCTCGGCGAACGAGTCTGCGCCGTCATCGTCCCCGAAGGCGACGCACCGGCCCTGCGCGACCTGAAGACCTTCCTCACGGCCCGCGGCCTGGCCCAGTACAAGCTGCCCGACCTGCTGGAACTGGTCGAGGACCTGCCGCGAACCGCCGTCGGCAAGATCGACAAGCGCGAGGTGGCAGCCAGGCTGACCAAGGCCTGA
- a CDS encoding iron chelate uptake ABC transporter family permease subunit produces the protein MVSAGRVTRSAGLVVAVGLLVLVCLLSIAVGARSIPLPEVWQALWTRDGSTESLVIHDLRIPRTLIGLGVGAALGLAGALMQALTRNPLADPGLLGVNLGASAAVVIGIGWFGVGSAAGYVWFAFAGAAVASVLVFLLGSAGRRAATPERLVLSGVAISAVLSAFISTLILLDSKTFDQFRYWVVGALAGRKMETVYELAPFLLVGIVLALLLSRALNAVALGEEAGRALGANVGRTRFLGAIAVTLLCGAATAAAGPIGFVGLAVPHMVRGFTGPDQRWLLPYSTILAPVLLLSADILGRVLIAPGELEVGVVTAFLGAPVFILLVRRRKLVAA, from the coding sequence GTGGTCTCGGCTGGTCGCGTCACCCGCAGTGCGGGGCTGGTCGTGGCTGTGGGCTTGCTGGTGCTGGTGTGCCTGCTCAGCATCGCCGTCGGCGCCAGGAGCATTCCGCTGCCCGAGGTCTGGCAGGCGCTCTGGACCCGGGACGGCTCCACCGAGTCCCTGGTCATCCACGACCTGCGCATCCCGCGCACCCTGATCGGCCTCGGCGTCGGCGCCGCGCTGGGGCTGGCCGGCGCGCTCATGCAGGCGCTGACCCGCAACCCGCTCGCCGATCCCGGCCTGCTGGGGGTCAACCTCGGGGCCTCGGCGGCCGTGGTGATCGGGATCGGCTGGTTCGGGGTGGGCAGCGCCGCCGGGTATGTCTGGTTCGCCTTCGCTGGGGCGGCGGTGGCCTCGGTGCTGGTGTTCCTGCTCGGATCGGCGGGGCGGCGGGCGGCGACGCCGGAGCGGCTGGTGCTCTCCGGGGTGGCCATCAGCGCGGTGCTCAGCGCGTTCATCTCCACGCTGATCCTGTTGGACAGCAAGACTTTCGACCAGTTCCGCTACTGGGTGGTGGGCGCGCTCGCCGGGCGCAAGATGGAGACCGTCTACGAGCTGGCTCCTTTCCTGTTGGTCGGGATCGTGCTCGCGCTGCTGCTCTCCCGCGCGCTGAACGCGGTCGCGCTGGGCGAGGAAGCGGGACGGGCGCTGGGAGCCAACGTCGGGCGGACCCGGTTCCTCGGCGCCATCGCGGTGACCCTGCTGTGCGGGGCGGCCACCGCGGCTGCCGGGCCGATCGGGTTCGTCGGGCTGGCCGTGCCGCACATGGTGCGCGGGTTCACCGGACCCGACCAGCGCTGGCTGCTGCCCTACTCCACGATCCTCGCGCCCGTGCTGCTGCTCTCCGCCGACATCCTTGGCCGGGTGCTGATCGCGCCGGGCGAACTGGAGGTCGGCGTGGTGACCGCCTTCCTCGGCGCGCCCGTGTTCATCCTGCTGGTGCGGCGCCGGAAGCTGGTGGCGGCATGA
- a CDS encoding iron chelate uptake ABC transporter family permease subunit, which yields MTQLATRPRPRRVLRSRGGSVSLRLHARSTAATIGLVLAIAVIGVLTLTIGEYELTVSQVLSALAGEGGRAAQYVITEFRLPRWLTGLLVGAALAVSGAIMQNLARNPLGSPDFIGFTTGAATGGILMVLAGAGAAQLAFGAIAGGVLTALAMYLLAFTKGVHGSRLVLVGVGVNAILIAVNSYLISRASLRDATAAQAWLTGSLNSRGWEHVLPVTVALALLLPVAFAYGRRLSLLEMGDEAASALGVPVQRSRAILMITSVALAGVAVASAGPIGFVALMAPQLTRRLTKAASAVLLPTALMGAFVVSLSDFAAQRFFSPVAVPVGVMTAAVGGVYLAWLLATEWRGR from the coding sequence ATGACCCAGCTGGCCACCCGCCCCCGCCCGCGCCGGGTGCTGCGCAGCCGCGGCGGCTCCGTCTCGCTCCGGCTGCACGCGCGCAGCACCGCGGCCACCATCGGCCTGGTGCTGGCCATCGCGGTGATCGGCGTGCTCACGCTGACCATCGGCGAGTACGAGCTGACCGTCAGCCAGGTGCTCTCCGCGCTCGCCGGGGAGGGCGGCCGGGCCGCGCAGTACGTGATCACCGAGTTCCGGCTGCCGCGCTGGCTGACCGGCCTGCTGGTCGGCGCGGCGCTCGCGGTCAGTGGCGCGATCATGCAGAACCTGGCCCGCAACCCCTTGGGCAGCCCCGACTTCATCGGCTTCACCACCGGCGCGGCCACCGGCGGCATCCTGATGGTGCTGGCCGGGGCGGGCGCGGCGCAGCTGGCCTTCGGCGCGATCGCGGGCGGGGTGCTCACCGCGCTGGCCATGTACCTGCTGGCCTTCACCAAGGGCGTGCACGGCTCCCGGCTGGTGCTGGTCGGCGTCGGCGTCAACGCGATCCTGATCGCGGTCAACTCCTACCTGATCAGCCGCGCCAGCCTGCGCGACGCCACCGCCGCGCAAGCCTGGCTCACCGGCAGCCTCAACTCCCGGGGCTGGGAGCACGTGCTGCCGGTGACGGTCGCGCTGGCCCTGCTGCTGCCGGTCGCCTTCGCCTACGGCCGCAGGCTTTCCCTGCTGGAGATGGGCGACGAGGCGGCCAGCGCGCTCGGCGTGCCGGTGCAGCGCAGCCGGGCCATCCTCATGATCACCAGCGTCGCGCTGGCCGGGGTCGCGGTCGCCTCGGCCGGGCCGATCGGGTTCGTGGCGCTGATGGCGCCGCAGCTGACCCGGCGGCTCACCAAGGCCGCCTCCGCGGTATTGCTGCCGACCGCGCTGATGGGCGCGTTCGTGGTCTCCCTCAGCGACTTCGCGGCGCAACGGTTCTTCTCCCCGGTGGCGGTGCCGGTCGGGGTCATGACGGCGGCGGTCGGCGGGGTCTACCTCGCCTGGCTGCTGGCCACCGAATGGCGAGGAAGGTAG
- a CDS encoding ABC transporter ATP-binding protein, protein MAVERPEPRLHAEDLTLAYEARIVAEGLGVRIPDGSFTVIVGPNACGKSTLLKALSRILKPKAGSVLLDGAAISSYPAKEVARRLGLLPQTSIAPNGITVADLVARGRYPHQRLLRQWSPEDELAVSEALRLTGVDELAERFVDELSGGQRQRVWLAMVLAQQTPILLLDEPTTFLDIAHQVEVLDLCADLHEDRGHTLVAVLHDLNHACRYATHLIAMRGGRIVAQGDPREIVTAELVREVFGLACRVIPCPETGTPLVVPARRVREQTPVTAVG, encoded by the coding sequence ATGGCTGTGGAACGCCCCGAACCCCGGCTGCACGCCGAGGACCTCACCCTGGCCTACGAGGCCCGGATCGTGGCCGAGGGACTCGGCGTGCGCATCCCGGACGGGTCCTTCACCGTGATCGTCGGCCCGAACGCCTGCGGCAAGTCCACCTTGCTCAAGGCGCTGTCCCGGATCCTCAAGCCCAAGGCCGGATCCGTGCTGCTCGACGGCGCCGCGATCTCCTCCTACCCGGCCAAGGAGGTGGCGCGGCGGCTCGGCCTGCTGCCGCAGACCTCCATCGCGCCCAACGGGATCACCGTGGCCGACCTGGTCGCCCGCGGCCGCTACCCGCACCAGCGGCTGCTGCGCCAGTGGTCGCCGGAGGACGAGCTCGCGGTGTCCGAGGCACTGCGGCTGACCGGGGTGGACGAGCTGGCCGAGCGGTTCGTGGACGAGCTCTCCGGCGGGCAGCGGCAGCGGGTCTGGCTGGCCATGGTGCTGGCCCAGCAGACGCCGATCCTGCTGCTGGACGAGCCGACCACGTTCCTGGACATCGCGCACCAGGTCGAGGTGCTGGACCTGTGCGCGGACCTGCACGAGGACCGGGGGCACACCCTGGTCGCGGTGCTGCACGACCTCAACCACGCCTGCCGCTACGCCACCCACCTGATCGCCATGCGCGGCGGCCGGATCGTGGCCCAGGGCGACCCCAGGGAGATCGTCACCGCCGAGCTGGTGCGGGAGGTCTTCGGCCTGGCCTGCCGGGTCATCCCGTGCCCGGAGACCGGCACCCCGCTGGTGGTGCCCGCCCGCCGGGTCCGCGAGCAGACCCCGGTCACCGCCGTCGGCTGA
- a CDS encoding ABC transporter substrate-binding protein — MTRRPAAALLLAGALLAGCGADRPGLVQLRYSAETPAAAAGIAGFTWAVPREPRSLDWPHGGEVPEDTVTANLCEPLAALAAEVGTPEPLTHVYRLRPGVRLHDGTTLTAADAVASLRRSADRASGGRLSRGFDKVASITETGPLEVTLRLRAPDPLLSRTLAGRAGTVTSREHLAAGSPSTSDGCSGPFRLAEWAPGSHILLTRFDGYWNPAARALAGAVRFTFASGPALVNGLLDASIEGSYLDSPTAVVRLSRSPGGRVHFGHGNAVAALDPVPGGALDNPRRRRALALALDREAIAREGFAGLAQPADPPVPEGGGTILAAGPSPRLPLTVLDEARRLIAGTEPLGQDLVIQGGGGVEAVAIAAEVLAACVRIGLPARIGSDQPDLALVSGAPTPADPAWTRWIPLVRLPNTLYLNHRITGAPTGAGYLDQAWAARIGRSGN, encoded by the coding sequence ATGACCCGCCGCCCGGCCGCCGCGCTCCTGCTCGCGGGCGCGCTGCTGGCCGGGTGCGGCGCGGACCGGCCCGGACTGGTGCAGCTGCGCTACAGCGCGGAAACCCCGGCCGCGGCGGCCGGGATCGCCGGATTCACCTGGGCCGTGCCGCGCGAACCGCGTTCGCTGGACTGGCCGCACGGCGGCGAGGTGCCTGAGGACACCGTCACCGCGAACCTGTGCGAGCCGCTGGCCGCCCTCGCCGCCGAGGTCGGCACCCCGGAGCCGCTGACCCACGTCTACCGGCTGCGCCCCGGCGTCCGCCTGCACGACGGCACCACGCTGACCGCCGCGGACGCGGTGGCCAGCCTGCGCCGTTCGGCCGACCGGGCCTCCGGCGGCAGGCTGTCCCGCGGCTTCGACAAGGTCGCCAGCATCACCGAGACCGGCCCGCTGGAGGTCACCCTCCGGCTGCGCGCCCCCGACCCGCTGCTGAGCCGCACCCTGGCCGGGCGCGCCGGCACGGTGACCAGCCGCGAACACCTCGCCGCCGGATCACCGTCCACTTCGGACGGTTGCAGTGGACCGTTCCGGCTCGCCGAGTGGGCGCCCGGCTCGCACATCCTGCTGACCCGCTTCGACGGCTACTGGAACCCGGCGGCCCGCGCGCTGGCCGGTGCCGTCCGGTTCACCTTCGCCAGCGGTCCGGCGCTGGTCAACGGCCTGCTGGACGCCTCGATCGAGGGCAGCTACCTGGACAGTCCCACCGCCGTGGTCCGGCTCAGCCGCAGCCCCGGCGGCCGGGTCCACTTCGGTCACGGCAACGCCGTCGCCGCACTGGACCCGGTGCCCGGCGGCGCGCTGGACAACCCGCGCCGCCGCCGCGCGCTGGCCCTGGCACTGGACCGCGAGGCCATCGCCCGCGAGGGGTTCGCCGGACTGGCCCAGCCCGCCGACCCACCGGTGCCCGAGGGCGGCGGCACCATCCTGGCCGCGGGGCCCAGCCCCCGGCTGCCGCTGACCGTGCTGGACGAGGCCCGCCGGCTCATCGCCGGGACCGAGCCGCTCGGCCAGGACCTGGTGATCCAGGGCGGCGGGGGAGTGGAGGCGGTCGCGATCGCGGCCGAGGTGCTCGCCGCCTGCGTGCGCATCGGCCTGCCCGCCCGCATTGGTTCGGACCAGCCGGACCTGGCGCTGGTCAGCGGCGCGCCCACGCCCGCCGATCCGGCCTGGACCAGGTGGATCCCGCTGGTCCGGCTGCCGAACACGCTGTACCTGAACCACCGCATCACTGGGGCGCCCACCGGTGCGGGGTACCTCGACCAGGCCTGGGCGGCCCGGATCGGCCGCAGCGGGAACTGA
- a CDS encoding STAS domain-containing protein produces the protein MIPATHEPGEPQDSQQMLRLSSRTTGAAVVLTAVGEVDLLTVDSLRAALDEQLATAPKLLVLDLSGVSFLASCGLAALVEFERAATAGSVKLRLVSTARSVTRPLAATGLLRTFELFDDVRAALH, from the coding sequence GTGATTCCAGCTACGCACGAACCCGGCGAGCCGCAGGACAGCCAGCAGATGTTGCGGCTGTCCTCGCGCACCACGGGTGCTGCGGTGGTGCTCACCGCGGTGGGCGAGGTCGACCTGCTGACTGTGGACAGTCTGCGTGCCGCGCTGGACGAACAACTAGCCACCGCGCCGAAGCTACTGGTCCTCGACCTTAGCGGAGTGTCCTTCCTCGCCTCGTGCGGACTCGCCGCGCTGGTGGAGTTCGAACGCGCCGCCACGGCCGGCTCGGTGAAGCTACGTCTGGTCTCCACCGCCCGCTCGGTCACCCGGCCGCTGGCCGCCACCGGGCTGCTCCGCACCTTCGAACTGTTCGACGACGTGCGGGCCGCGTTGCACTGA
- a CDS encoding short chain dehydrogenase: MKVLVVGASGTIGTAVVRALRARGHSVVGASRSSEPVVDLTRAESVVALLDGVAELDAVVCCAASGGLTLVHEGDEAEFTTGLEGKLLGQVRLLRAAIPRLRDGGSVTLTGGTFTEPLPGASFGALINAGLAGFVAAAAAELPRGLRVNLVAPGWVRETLGVADRGVPAAEVADCYVRAIEDTSLNGRALVVAQQT, from the coding sequence GTGAAGGTGTTGGTGGTGGGGGCGTCCGGGACCATCGGGACGGCGGTGGTGCGGGCCTTGCGGGCGCGGGGGCATTCAGTGGTGGGGGCTTCCCGGTCGAGTGAACCTGTGGTGGATCTGACGCGGGCGGAGTCGGTGGTGGCGTTGCTCGATGGAGTGGCGGAGCTGGACGCGGTGGTGTGCTGTGCGGCCAGCGGCGGGCTGACCCTGGTGCACGAAGGTGACGAGGCGGAGTTCACCACTGGGCTGGAGGGGAAACTGCTCGGGCAGGTGCGGTTGCTGCGCGCCGCGATCCCCCGGTTGCGGGACGGCGGGTCGGTCACGTTGACCGGCGGCACGTTCACCGAACCGTTGCCAGGGGCCAGTTTCGGCGCGTTGATCAACGCGGGGCTGGCCGGGTTCGTGGCGGCGGCCGCGGCGGAACTGCCGCGTGGGTTGCGGGTCAACCTGGTCGCGCCGGGATGGGTCCGGGAGACGCTGGGAGTGGCGGATCGGGGGGTGCCCGCCGCTGAGGTGGCTGACTGTTATGTCCGGGCGATCGAGGACACGTCGCTCAACGGACGCGCATTAGTTGTCGCTCAGCAAACATAG